The following coding sequences lie in one Myxococcus xanthus genomic window:
- a CDS encoding DUF4382 domain-containing protein, which translates to MTLRSRLRSTLLALLPIALLPLMACGGNEGKVTLLLTDAPGDDIRTAVVTISEIYLQGGDGKGGRVVLRDTPVTVSLLELANSTSELVSDAVVPNGDYSELRFVITGGYIEVANEDGASTVFASSADYSGLPAGTQVGGQLHMPSYGTSGLKVKFSEKLTIEGEQKVLLVDFDVGQSFGKEAGNSGKWVMRPVIKSAEVTASGSIRVTADTAATVTLPVVDGHQVTLGDFNAVMTNEAGSRERLALTDEDGDGTYEAVFKFLIPGTFTVHLEPPSFVSASTAPDHPVTVEVGSGRDVANHFTITGATQQ; encoded by the coding sequence ATGACTCTTCGCTCGCGCCTGCGCTCGACCCTGTTGGCCCTGCTGCCCATCGCCCTGCTCCCGCTGATGGCGTGTGGCGGCAATGAGGGAAAGGTCACCCTGCTGCTGACCGACGCGCCGGGAGACGACATCCGAACCGCGGTCGTCACCATCTCCGAAATCTATCTGCAAGGCGGCGACGGCAAAGGTGGTCGCGTGGTGCTGCGCGATACCCCCGTCACCGTGAGCCTGCTGGAGCTCGCCAACTCCACGTCCGAACTGGTGTCTGACGCGGTGGTCCCCAATGGCGACTACTCCGAGCTTCGCTTCGTCATCACCGGTGGCTACATCGAGGTGGCGAATGAGGACGGCGCGTCGACCGTGTTCGCGTCGTCAGCCGACTACTCCGGCCTGCCCGCGGGCACGCAGGTGGGCGGCCAGCTCCACATGCCCAGCTACGGCACGTCCGGGCTGAAGGTGAAGTTCTCCGAGAAGCTGACCATCGAAGGCGAGCAGAAGGTGCTGCTCGTGGACTTCGACGTCGGCCAGAGCTTTGGCAAGGAAGCGGGCAACTCGGGCAAGTGGGTGATGCGTCCGGTCATCAAGTCCGCCGAGGTGACGGCCTCCGGCAGCATCCGCGTGACGGCGGACACAGCCGCCACGGTGACGCTGCCCGTGGTGGACGGCCACCAGGTGACGCTGGGCGACTTCAACGCGGTGATGACGAACGAGGCGGGCAGCCGTGAGCGGCTGGCGCTGACCGACGAGGACGGCGACGGCACCTACGAGGCGGTCTTCAAGTTCCTCATTCCGGGCACCTTCACGGTGCACCTCGAGCCGCCCTCCTTCGTCAGCGCCTCCACCGCGCCCGACCATCCGGTGACGGTGGAAGTGGGTTCGGGCCGCGACGTGGCGAATCACTTCACGATTACGGGTGCGACCCAGCAGTAG
- a CDS encoding serine/threonine-protein kinase codes for MASAPRERFGRYELQERVGQGGMAETWRARLRGAAGVTKSVLIKKVLPEYANDEAFVSMFISEARISATLSHGAIAQVFDFGKVDGQYFLAMELVEGQPLNRILKRALRSGYHSLPVPLAVFIAMEMCRGLHYAHTRNDEKGEPLGIVHRDISPDNVLIGYEGQVKIVDFGIAKARSLRSFNTEPGVVRGKYLFFSPEQARGEAVDARTDVWATGVVLFQMLCGRLPLEGQVHTVLQRLNSGQPLPSPRQVRSDIPVALDSILQRALALRKESRFESAHALGDALAGFLYSSTPRFSPMSVGYLLRELYRPDLEALGMTARVPASFAEEMSIWREAPPLPAPTQHGVPALDLEPDYRTEESGPVEVDDAEKVAPAPRATRVGLFAEGSRGSQWVAGVGLVMAAVLAVVAVTRVGSDLLAAAREEARAPGPPVAQRIMPPALPPAAPVAAPSKPPAAEEAPSRAAEAMVENADDDEVSGNADTPDDAPEAAAGRSGVARPVSGTRSGKVIPAAGTGARGQTRQAPAALLGEAGNALAVSPVTAGPAYRVLTAGRALQREGKYTAARNSARECARLEPGNAECYLLLGAVEVKLGRIEEGARNYHRFLELAPSDHPLASTVLRILQEYEAHQVGRP; via the coding sequence ATGGCAAGTGCGCCGCGAGAACGATTCGGCCGGTATGAACTTCAAGAGCGGGTAGGCCAGGGCGGCATGGCGGAGACGTGGCGTGCCCGGCTCCGGGGCGCGGCGGGCGTCACCAAGTCCGTGCTCATCAAGAAGGTGCTCCCGGAGTACGCCAACGACGAAGCCTTCGTGTCCATGTTCATCAGCGAGGCGCGCATCTCCGCCACGCTGTCGCACGGGGCCATCGCCCAGGTCTTCGACTTCGGGAAGGTGGACGGGCAGTACTTCCTGGCCATGGAGCTGGTGGAAGGCCAGCCGCTGAACCGCATCCTGAAGCGGGCGCTGCGCTCCGGCTACCACTCCCTGCCGGTGCCCCTCGCTGTCTTCATCGCCATGGAGATGTGCCGCGGCCTGCACTACGCCCACACTCGCAATGACGAAAAGGGCGAGCCGCTGGGCATCGTCCATCGCGACATCTCTCCCGACAACGTCCTCATCGGCTACGAGGGACAGGTCAAGATCGTCGATTTCGGCATCGCGAAGGCGCGCTCCCTGCGCAGCTTCAACACCGAGCCCGGCGTGGTGAGGGGGAAGTACCTGTTCTTCTCGCCGGAGCAGGCGCGGGGGGAAGCGGTGGATGCCCGCACGGACGTCTGGGCCACCGGCGTGGTGCTGTTCCAGATGCTCTGCGGCCGGCTGCCGCTTGAGGGACAGGTCCACACGGTGTTGCAGCGCTTGAACAGCGGCCAGCCGCTGCCCTCACCGCGACAGGTACGGTCCGACATCCCGGTGGCGCTGGACTCCATCCTCCAGCGGGCGCTCGCGCTCCGGAAGGAATCCCGTTTCGAGTCCGCCCATGCGCTCGGGGATGCCCTGGCCGGGTTCCTCTACTCGTCCACCCCGCGCTTTTCGCCCATGTCCGTGGGGTACCTGCTGCGGGAGCTGTACCGCCCGGACCTGGAGGCGCTCGGGATGACTGCCCGGGTGCCGGCCTCCTTCGCGGAGGAGATGTCCATCTGGCGCGAGGCGCCCCCGCTGCCAGCGCCCACGCAGCACGGTGTGCCAGCGCTGGACCTGGAGCCGGACTACCGCACCGAGGAGAGCGGGCCCGTCGAGGTGGACGACGCGGAGAAGGTGGCTCCCGCGCCGCGTGCGACGCGGGTGGGCCTGTTCGCCGAAGGCAGCCGCGGCTCCCAGTGGGTGGCCGGTGTCGGCCTGGTGATGGCCGCGGTGCTCGCCGTGGTGGCGGTGACGCGGGTGGGCTCCGATTTACTGGCCGCCGCCAGGGAAGAGGCGCGCGCGCCCGGGCCGCCCGTGGCGCAGCGGATCATGCCACCCGCGTTGCCTCCCGCAGCACCCGTGGCCGCGCCCTCGAAGCCCCCGGCCGCGGAGGAGGCGCCTTCGCGGGCCGCCGAGGCCATGGTCGAGAACGCGGATGACGACGAGGTGTCGGGAAACGCCGACACGCCGGATGACGCACCCGAGGCCGCGGCCGGGCGTTCCGGAGTGGCGCGTCCGGTCTCCGGGACGCGGAGCGGCAAGGTCATTCCCGCGGCTGGCACGGGCGCTCGAGGACAGACGCGGCAGGCCCCGGCGGCGCTGCTGGGCGAGGCGGGCAACGCCCTGGCGGTGTCGCCGGTGACGGCGGGGCCCGCGTACAGGGTGCTCACCGCTGGGCGAGCCCTCCAGCGTGAGGGGAAGTACACCGCCGCGCGGAACTCCGCCCGTGAGTGCGCCCGGCTCGAGCCCGGCAACGCCGAGTGCTACCTGCTGCTGGGGGCCGTGGAGGTGAAGCTGGGGCGAATCGAGGAGGGGGCTCGCAACTACCACCGCTTCCTGGAGCTGGCCCCGTCGGACCATCCGCTCGCGAGCACCGTCCTGCGCATCCTGCAGGAGTACGAAGCCCACCAGGTCGGGCGTCCATAA
- a CDS encoding alpha-amylase family glycosyl hydrolase has protein sequence MTRFRLPRRLMLPALLTAAACGESDSIPVRTCDVTLTYAPQQSVAGTVQVMGEWNNFAALPQPMSDRGDGVFTLRLEGLEPRDYGYRFVVGNKQEMDPENPYSRWVRAEEYSRLTVPDCRQPVLELNRFTVTPEGSLDVAVSYLDGTDKAGPAGEGMVMSLDGTPRPDAYDAATGRFSLNVQGLEQGKHHVKVVAKDSQGREAKSLYLPFWVEPERFHWASGLMYFAFTDRFHNGRLENDAPVADVDPIANYLGGDFAGITQKLEEGYFDALGVRTLWISPVDQNPEGRFIGTGGKYYTGYHGYWPSKPRETQHRFGSLEELRALTAAAHKRGIRVIADLVLNHVHQEHPYWTSHGQEGWFNTAASCVCGTQDCDWEAQRLICKFTDYLPDFNWRSSDFVDQFAADTLWWLEQADFDGFRLDAVKHMEQVAGRTIRGKLKEITTMTGTEFYLVGETYVHVDGRSQIARYISPRELDGQFDFPLYWPVREAFADGQGLQRVDDAVRANEEAYAPGTLNSPFLGNHDVARFISQAAGQLRGDGSDPFGPNRPSSVVTDPAAFEKMKYGFAFVLTQPGVPLVYYGDEVGLPGAGDPDNRRFMRFGSALAPLERELLDFVRTLGQARLAHEALQTGARRTLRVENDLYVFQRDLPDGRGALVAINRGAMERSLVLDLMGSLAASSGTYVDIFTGQTLQLAGTETVLVVPPRGVAVYVPHQE, from the coding sequence ATGACGCGTTTCCGCCTTCCTCGACGCCTGATGCTCCCTGCGCTGCTGACGGCGGCCGCATGTGGTGAGTCCGACTCCATCCCTGTCCGGACCTGCGACGTGACGTTGACCTACGCACCGCAGCAGTCCGTGGCGGGCACGGTTCAGGTCATGGGGGAGTGGAACAACTTCGCCGCCCTGCCTCAGCCCATGAGCGACCGGGGTGACGGCGTGTTCACGCTCCGCCTGGAAGGGCTGGAGCCGCGCGACTACGGCTACCGCTTCGTGGTGGGCAACAAGCAGGAGATGGACCCGGAGAACCCGTACTCGCGCTGGGTTCGCGCGGAGGAGTATTCGCGCCTCACCGTCCCGGACTGCCGCCAGCCCGTGCTGGAGCTGAACCGCTTCACGGTGACGCCCGAGGGCTCGCTGGACGTGGCTGTCTCCTACCTCGACGGGACCGACAAGGCCGGCCCGGCGGGTGAGGGCATGGTGATGTCGCTGGACGGCACGCCCCGGCCGGATGCCTATGACGCCGCCACCGGCCGCTTCAGCCTGAACGTGCAGGGCCTGGAGCAGGGCAAGCACCACGTGAAGGTGGTGGCCAAGGACAGCCAGGGCCGAGAGGCGAAGTCGCTCTACCTGCCGTTCTGGGTGGAGCCGGAGCGCTTCCACTGGGCTTCGGGGCTGATGTACTTCGCCTTCACGGACCGCTTCCACAATGGCCGGCTGGAGAACGACGCTCCGGTGGCGGACGTGGACCCCATCGCCAACTATCTTGGCGGGGACTTCGCGGGCATCACCCAGAAGCTGGAGGAGGGGTACTTCGACGCGCTGGGCGTGCGCACGCTCTGGATTTCGCCGGTGGATCAGAACCCGGAAGGCCGCTTCATCGGCACGGGCGGCAAGTACTACACGGGCTACCACGGCTACTGGCCGTCGAAGCCTCGCGAGACGCAGCACCGCTTCGGCTCGCTGGAGGAGCTGCGCGCGCTCACGGCGGCCGCGCACAAGCGGGGCATCCGCGTCATCGCCGACCTGGTGCTCAACCACGTCCACCAGGAGCACCCCTACTGGACGAGCCACGGGCAGGAGGGCTGGTTCAACACCGCCGCCAGTTGCGTGTGTGGCACGCAGGACTGCGACTGGGAAGCCCAGCGCCTCATCTGCAAGTTCACGGACTATCTGCCGGATTTCAACTGGCGCTCGTCGGACTTCGTGGACCAGTTCGCCGCGGACACGCTCTGGTGGCTGGAGCAGGCGGACTTCGACGGCTTCCGCCTGGACGCGGTGAAGCACATGGAGCAGGTGGCCGGGCGCACCATCCGCGGGAAGCTGAAGGAGATCACCACGATGACGGGCACCGAGTTCTACCTCGTGGGCGAGACGTACGTTCACGTGGATGGGCGCTCACAGATTGCCCGCTACATCAGCCCGCGCGAACTGGACGGTCAGTTCGACTTCCCCCTGTACTGGCCCGTGCGCGAGGCCTTCGCGGACGGCCAGGGCTTGCAGCGTGTGGACGACGCCGTGCGCGCCAACGAGGAGGCCTATGCGCCGGGGACGCTCAACTCGCCGTTCCTGGGCAACCACGACGTGGCGCGCTTCATCTCCCAGGCCGCGGGGCAGCTGCGCGGGGATGGGAGTGATCCCTTCGGTCCCAACCGCCCGTCCTCGGTGGTGACGGACCCGGCCGCCTTCGAGAAGATGAAGTACGGCTTCGCCTTCGTGCTGACGCAGCCGGGCGTGCCGCTGGTGTACTACGGCGACGAGGTCGGCCTGCCGGGCGCGGGTGATCCAGACAACCGCCGCTTCATGCGCTTCGGCAGCGCGCTGGCGCCGCTGGAGCGGGAGCTGCTCGACTTCGTGCGGACGCTGGGGCAGGCGCGCCTGGCGCACGAGGCGCTGCAGACGGGCGCGCGGCGGACCCTGCGCGTGGAGAACGACCTCTACGTGTTCCAGCGCGATCTGCCGGACGGACGGGGCGCTTTGGTGGCCATCAATCGTGGCGCCATGGAGCGCTCACTGGTGCTGGATCTGATGGGGAGCCTGGCCGCGAGCAGCGGCACCTACGTGGACATCTTCACGGGGCAGACGCTGCAGCTCGCCGGCACGGAGACGGTGCTCGTCGTCCCGCCGCGCGGCGTCGCTGTCTACGTGCCCCACCAGGAGTAA
- a CDS encoding Fur family transcriptional regulator has translation MSNSHSHHHHHDDDRDKDEVLARYMAQHGLKSTRQRSLIIDTFFAVGGHLSVEELWNKVREQDTKVSVATVYRTMKLLSECGLAHARNFGDGQTRYEAAAGRDHHDHLVCTRCGTIIEFENERIEALQDAVARKHGFKVTSHKMELYGLCRDCQRAGPPASEA, from the coding sequence ATGAGCAACAGCCACAGCCATCATCACCACCACGACGACGACCGGGACAAGGACGAGGTGCTTGCCCGCTACATGGCCCAGCATGGCCTGAAGAGCACGCGGCAGCGCAGCCTCATCATCGACACGTTCTTCGCGGTGGGAGGCCACCTGTCGGTGGAGGAGCTGTGGAACAAGGTGCGCGAACAGGACACCAAGGTGTCCGTCGCCACCGTGTACCGGACCATGAAGCTGCTCAGTGAGTGTGGCCTGGCCCACGCGCGCAACTTCGGGGACGGGCAGACGCGCTACGAGGCGGCCGCGGGGCGCGACCACCATGACCACCTGGTCTGTACGCGCTGCGGCACCATCATCGAGTTCGAGAATGAGCGCATCGAGGCGCTCCAGGACGCCGTGGCCCGCAAGCACGGCTTCAAGGTGACGTCGCACAAGATGGAGCTGTACGGCCTGTGTCGTGACTGTCAGCGGGCCGGGCCGCCCGCCTCGGAGGCCTGA
- a CDS encoding PHP-associated domain-containing protein, with translation MLIDLHAHSHLSKGCELDPRAVLERAALFGLDGVAFTETNTQDGCDELFEIGAKSKLKVFVGLELVTDRGQYLCFFPKPELAPEPVQMWGSNREKPWSAAECLPKVKALGAAIVAARPYDRDSQNPAMDFIRSLGVLSAVEGYNARVKQTSNDLAVEAAAALKLPCVGGSDARGSLDEVGRGATLFKRPVQTQAELVAELQKGDFWPVMAGDLPRLTRPGEAQAARKSGGGGRGGGGGKRRRR, from the coding sequence ATGCTCATCGACCTGCACGCCCATTCCCACCTGTCCAAGGGTTGCGAGCTGGACCCTCGCGCCGTGCTGGAGCGGGCCGCCTTGTTCGGCCTGGACGGGGTGGCCTTCACCGAGACGAACACCCAGGACGGCTGCGACGAGCTCTTCGAGATCGGCGCGAAGTCGAAGCTCAAGGTCTTCGTCGGGCTGGAGCTGGTGACGGACCGTGGACAGTACCTGTGCTTCTTCCCGAAGCCGGAGCTGGCCCCGGAGCCGGTGCAGATGTGGGGCAGCAACCGCGAGAAGCCGTGGAGCGCCGCCGAGTGCCTTCCCAAGGTGAAGGCCCTGGGCGCCGCCATCGTCGCCGCGCGCCCCTATGACCGGGACTCGCAGAATCCGGCCATGGACTTCATCCGCTCCCTCGGCGTGCTGAGCGCCGTGGAGGGCTACAACGCCCGGGTGAAGCAGACGTCCAATGACCTGGCCGTGGAGGCCGCCGCGGCGCTGAAGCTTCCCTGTGTGGGAGGCAGTGACGCCCGGGGCTCGCTCGACGAGGTCGGCCGGGGTGCCACGCTCTTCAAGCGGCCGGTGCAGACGCAGGCCGAACTGGTGGCCGAGCTGCAGAAGGGGGATTTCTGGCCGGTGATGGCCGGCGATCTTCCCCGGCTTACGCGCCCGGGAGAGGCCCAGGCGGCGCGCAAGTCCGGTGGTGGCGGCCGTGGTGGCGGTGGTGGCAAGCGCCGCCGTCGTTAG
- a CDS encoding sigma 54-interacting transcriptional regulator: MASLGDEDGDDELVRTDALPAIRVQRVRTRLVVLSGPDAGRDWPLMPGRYRVGSGRDADILLSDRAVSRQHLILEVNESGVRAVDPGSRNGSYCEGMRFQELEVRTGAVLKLGTTELKLMPESERPRARPLSARSAFGSLVGNSRRMRELFTLLERLSAGESDVLIQGETGTGKELCAEAIHTHSPRARGPFVIADLAGIAPSLLESELFGHVKGAFTGAHSDRAGAFERAHGGTLFLDEVGELPLEVQPRLLRALERRQVKRVGSNDYRTFDVRVVAATHQDLEGSVQAGRFRGDLFHRLAVLRVGLPPLRERLEDVPLLVDTVLQRMGRPPSALSDQTRALLAQYPWPGNVRELRNVVDRVVNLGDEALPDIPDLPSHAEDPTTLPPPSDDPESTRPISLDLPFKEAKDRIIEGFERDYLRALIDRCEGNVSRAAREAGIDRVYLRKLLRKHGLDTSPA; encoded by the coding sequence GTGGCGAGTCTGGGAGATGAGGATGGGGACGACGAGCTGGTCCGCACCGATGCGTTGCCGGCCATTCGCGTCCAACGGGTACGTACCCGGCTGGTGGTGTTGTCGGGTCCGGACGCTGGCCGCGACTGGCCGCTGATGCCGGGACGCTATCGCGTGGGTTCGGGCCGGGATGCGGACATCCTCCTGTCGGACCGGGCGGTGTCGCGCCAGCACCTCATCCTCGAGGTGAACGAGAGCGGCGTGCGCGCGGTGGACCCGGGCTCGCGCAATGGGTCCTATTGCGAAGGCATGCGCTTCCAGGAGCTGGAGGTGCGCACGGGCGCGGTCCTCAAGCTGGGCACCACCGAGCTGAAGCTGATGCCGGAGAGCGAACGTCCCCGGGCGCGTCCCCTGTCCGCGCGCAGCGCCTTCGGCTCGCTGGTGGGCAACAGCCGCCGCATGCGGGAGCTCTTCACGCTGCTGGAGCGGCTGTCCGCGGGTGAGTCGGACGTGCTCATCCAGGGCGAGACGGGCACGGGCAAGGAGCTGTGCGCGGAGGCCATCCACACGCACAGCCCTCGGGCCCGGGGGCCATTCGTCATCGCGGACCTGGCGGGCATCGCCCCCTCACTGCTGGAGAGCGAGCTCTTCGGACACGTGAAAGGCGCCTTCACGGGTGCGCACTCCGACCGCGCGGGCGCCTTCGAGCGCGCCCACGGCGGCACGCTCTTCCTGGACGAAGTCGGCGAACTGCCGCTGGAAGTCCAACCCCGCCTGCTGCGCGCGCTGGAGCGCCGGCAGGTGAAGCGCGTGGGCTCCAACGACTACCGCACCTTTGACGTGCGCGTCGTCGCGGCCACGCACCAGGACCTGGAGGGCTCGGTGCAGGCCGGGCGCTTCCGTGGAGACCTCTTCCACCGGCTCGCGGTGCTCCGCGTCGGCCTTCCGCCGCTGCGGGAGCGACTGGAAGACGTGCCGCTGCTCGTCGACACGGTGCTGCAGCGGATGGGGCGTCCTCCCAGCGCGCTGTCGGACCAGACGCGCGCCCTGCTCGCGCAGTACCCGTGGCCGGGCAACGTGCGCGAGCTGCGCAACGTGGTGGACCGGGTGGTGAACCTGGGCGACGAGGCCCTGCCGGACATCCCGGACCTGCCTTCCCACGCCGAGGACCCCACCACCCTGCCGCCGCCTTCGGACGACCCGGAGAGCACGCGCCCCATCTCCCTGGACCTCCCCTTCAAGGAAGCCAAGGACCGCATCATCGAAGGCTTCGAGCGCGACTACCTGCGCGCCCTCATCGACCGCTGCGAGGGCAACGTGTCCCGCGCGGCCCGCGAGGCGGGCATCGACCGCGTGTACCTGCGCAAGCTGCTGCGCAAGCACGGCCTGGACACGTCACCGGCGTGA
- a CDS encoding FtsB family cell division protein codes for MTARRKFLVVAVGVAAALSLVSVVDAKGFRRYLSLRQDVESVQARNRSLSAQNEALRSEIAALRKDPAALERAVREELGFVKPGELVFHLESP; via the coding sequence ATGACGGCGAGGCGAAAGTTCCTGGTGGTGGCGGTAGGGGTGGCTGCGGCCCTGAGCCTCGTGTCCGTCGTGGACGCGAAGGGCTTCCGCCGCTACCTCTCGCTCCGGCAGGACGTGGAGTCGGTGCAGGCCCGCAACCGCTCCCTGTCCGCCCAGAATGAGGCCCTGCGCAGTGAGATTGCCGCCCTGCGCAAGGACCCGGCCGCGCTGGAGCGCGCCGTGCGTGAGGAACTCGGCTTCGTGAAGCCGGGCGAGCTTGTCTTCCACCTGGAGTCCCCATGA
- a CDS encoding TlpA family protein disulfide reductase — translation MSRALLRGAVVALVALAGCRGTRPVDAGYAFLNALALPSVGPTPHDVRALDGKVVLVSFFATWCFPCLAEMPTLEALQKDYGLQGFQVVAVGMDLEGEKVLAPFADHYALRYPVLVANQAMIEGHSAFGAIQGLPTTVLLDRRGRAVAGWHGVESHADMAKAVEKLLAQPK, via the coding sequence ATGTCCCGCGCGCTGCTACGGGGCGCCGTCGTGGCGCTGGTGGCGCTGGCCGGCTGCCGGGGCACTCGGCCGGTGGACGCGGGGTACGCCTTCCTCAACGCGCTGGCGCTGCCGTCGGTAGGGCCCACGCCGCATGACGTGCGCGCGCTGGACGGGAAGGTGGTGCTCGTCTCGTTCTTCGCGACGTGGTGCTTCCCGTGCCTGGCGGAGATGCCCACGCTGGAGGCGCTCCAGAAGGACTACGGCCTTCAGGGCTTCCAGGTGGTGGCGGTGGGCATGGACCTGGAAGGGGAGAAGGTCCTGGCCCCCTTCGCGGACCACTATGCGCTGCGCTACCCGGTGCTGGTCGCGAACCAGGCGATGATTGAAGGCCACAGCGCCTTCGGGGCCATCCAGGGCCTGCCCACCACCGTGCTGTTGGACCGCCGGGGCCGCGCCGTGGCCGGCTGGCATGGCGTGGAATCCCACGCCGACATGGCGAAGGCCGTGGAGAAGCTCCTGGCCCAGCCCAAGTAG
- a CDS encoding FmdB family zinc ribbon protein — MPIYEYSCQSCGKMIDVLQKISDPAPATCGGCGAEGSMTKVVSRSSFVLKGGGWYSDLYSSTKKDGGSSASSSGSSSSSSASSSASSAPSTPAPAPAPAASGDKK; from the coding sequence ATGCCCATCTACGAGTACTCCTGCCAGAGCTGTGGAAAGATGATCGACGTGCTGCAGAAGATCTCCGACCCCGCCCCCGCCACGTGCGGCGGGTGCGGCGCCGAGGGGTCGATGACCAAGGTCGTCAGCCGCTCGAGCTTCGTCCTCAAGGGCGGGGGTTGGTACTCCGACCTGTACAGCTCCACCAAGAAGGACGGCGGCAGCTCCGCGTCGAGCAGCGGCTCCTCCTCCTCGTCGAGCGCGTCCTCGTCGGCCAGCAGCGCGCCCAGCACGCCCGCTCCGGCCCCCGCGCCGGCGGCCTCGGGCGACAAGAAGTAG